The Musa acuminata AAA Group cultivar baxijiao chromosome BXJ2-2, Cavendish_Baxijiao_AAA, whole genome shotgun sequence genome has a segment encoding these proteins:
- the LOC103975877 gene encoding FCS-Like Zinc finger 2, with protein MHQPSPSPFRNRSPNPASLPICHYILAEFELMGSSSFSSSSSSSDGSLSTVEIQAGFSGCCPYVPSPPPSCYGSAMLGSLSSLRPRSLFFDGLDDEEDDEPRHFLDSCSLCRKPLARNRDIFMYRGDMPFCSMECRQEQIEIDEAKEKSWKLSIKTSSSRKEQQRKIAAAGGAKSEKIHVRAGTVVAG; from the exons ATGCACCaaccttctccttctcccttcCGAAACCGATCCCCTAACCCCGCCTCTCTGCCCATCTGTCACTACATCCTTGCAGAATTCGAGCTCATgggctcctcttccttttcctcctcctcctcctcctctgatgGATCTTTAAGCACGGTCGAAATCCAAGCAGGTTTCTCTGGCTGTTGCCCCTACGTACCTTCACCTCCACCCTCTTGCTACGGAAGCGCCATGTTGGGATCCCTGTCGTCTTTGAGGCCGAGAAGTCTGTTCTTCGATGGCTTGGACGACGAAGAAGACGACGAGCCGCGCCACTTCCTGGACTCCTGCTCCCTCTGCAGGAAGCCCCTCGCCCGCAACCGCGATATCTTCATGTACAG AGGGGACATGCCGTTCTGCAGCATGGAGTGCCGGCAGGAGCAGATCGAGATCGACGAGGCCAAGGAGAAGAGCTGGAAGCTGTCCATAAAGACCTCCAGCTCGAGGAAGGAACAGCAGCGGAAGATCGCCGCCGCCGGCGGTGCCAAGTCTGAGAAGATCCACGTCAGAGCCGGCACTGTGGTGGCTGGGTGA
- the LOC135605659 gene encoding phosphatidylinositol 4-phosphate 5-kinase 5-like: MHHKRSESEIGKETHAPSSSSGFHPRPPPLLPLFHPSAPNPNPNLDSPHGLSVPHKRPIMNPPGAAEPSPSAIATSPAPVRRRLAPSAAAARSAARHILRRLHLRLRLFLLLSFPSLYLLITSSGDAAPDRSFLLDFFSAVAFSSVLLLVLCVSLNALPLPSFRLLFSRSSALLLPRHHLPRRTSPVLWSIGSSSSPDKPKVDRRPASGSDVQVYSNGDIFEGEFHRGKCSGSGVYYYYMSGRFEGDWVDGKYDGYGVETWARGSRYRGQYRQGLRHGFGVYRFYTGDVYAGEWSNGQSHGCGVHTCEDGSRYVGEFKWGVKHGLGHYHFRNGDTYAGEYFADKMHGFGVYRFANGHRYEGAWHEGRRQGLGMYTFRNGETQSGHWQNGVLDTLSTQSINLASPVAVNHSKVLNAVQEARRAAEKAYDVPRVDDRVNRAVAAANKSANAARVAAVKAVQNRIPDNGDDIRNHIV, translated from the exons ATGCATCATAAGAGATCGGAATCCGAGATCGGAAAGGAAACCCACgctccctcttcctcttccggTTTCCATCCgcgtcctcctcctctcctccctctcttccaCCCTTCcgcccccaaccctaaccctaatctcGATTCCCCCCATGGGCTCTCCGTCCCCCACAAGCGGCCCATTATGAACCCTCCCGGCGCCGCCGAGCCCTCGCCCTCCGCCATCGCGACCTCCCCCGCCCCAGTCCGCCGGCGCCTCGCCCCCTCCGCCGCTGCCGCCCGCTCCGCGGCCCGCCACATCCTCCGCCGGCTCCACCTCCGCCTccgtctcttcctcctcctctccttccccTCCCTCTACCTCCTCATCACGTCCTCCGGTGACGCCGCCCCCGATCGCTCCTTCCTCCTCGACTTCTTCTCCGCGGTCGCCTTCTCAtccgtcctcctcctcgtcctctgcGTCTCACTTAACGCCCTGCCCCTTCCTTCCTTCCGTCTCCTCTTCTCCCGCTCCTCCGCCCTCCTCCTGCCACGCCACCACCTCCCACGCCGCACGAGCCCCGTCCTCTGGTCCATTGGCAGCTCCTCCTCCCCCGACAAGCCCAAGGTCGACCGCCGCCCGGCCTCGGGGTCTGACGTTCAGGTCTACAGCAATGGGGATATCTTCGAGGGCGAGTTCCATCGGGGCAAGTGCTCAGGGAGCGGGGTGTACTATTACTATATGAGCGGCAGGTTCGAGGGCGATTGGGTCGACGGGAAGTACGATGGGTATGGGGTGGAGACCTGGGCCCGAGGGAGCCGATATAGGGGCCAATACAGGCAGGGACTCCGGCATGGGTTCGGGGTGTATAGGTTCTACACGGGTGATGTGTATGCAGGGGAGTGGTCGAACGGGCAGAGCCATGGATGCGGGGTGCATACATGCGAGGATGGAAGCCGATATGTTGGGGAGTTCAAGTGGGGGGTGAAGCATGGGCTTGGCCACTACCATTTCAG GAATGGAGACACGTATGCTGGGGAATACTTTGCAGACAAGATGCATGGATTTGGGGTGTATCGTTTTGCAAATGGGCATAGATATGAAGGTGCCTGGCATGAGGGCAGGAGACAGGGCTTGGGAATGTACACATTCCGAAATGGGGAGACACAGTCAGGTCACTGGCAAAATGGTGTCCTTGATACTTTGAGCACGCAGAGCATTAATCTCGCATCGCCAGTTGCTGTAAACCATTCAAAAGTTTTGAATGCAGTCCAG GAAGCTCGAAGAGCAGCAGAAAAAGCCTATGATGTGCCTAGGGTTGATGACAGGGTGAACAGGGCTGTTGCTGCAGCAAATAAGTCGGCCAATGCAGCTAGGGTCGCTGCAGTAAAAGCTGTTCAAAATCGCATCCCTGACAATGGTGATGACATACGAAACCACATTGTGTGA
- the LOC103975875 gene encoding putative casein kinase II subunit beta-4 isoform X1 has translation MYRERGGSGSKVEIGAVDRKRINDALDKHMEKSPPSASRGLNSKEKDRLSVPSTSSGKQPEHRSLSKNKCSDEESETDSEESDVSGSDMEDTSWISWFCNLRGNEFFCEVDEEYIQDDFNLCGLSSQVPYYDYALDLILDVESSNGDMFTEEQNELVESAAEMLYGLIHVRYILTSRGMAAMLEKFKNYDFGRCPRVYCSGQPCLPVGQSDIPRSSTVKIYCPKCEDIYYPRSKYQGNIDGAYFGTTFPHLFLMTYGHLKPQKPSQQYVPRVFGFKVHKP, from the exons ATGTATAGAGAGAGGGGAGGGAGCGGGTCGAAGGTGGAGATTGGAGCCGTTGATCGGAAGCGGATCAACGATGCCCTCGACAAGCATATGGAGAAGTCTCCGCCATCGGCTTCGAGGGGTTTGAACAGCAAGGAGAAGGATAGGCTGTCGGTGCCGTCCACCTCCTCCGGGAAGCAGCCTGAGCACCGGTCCTTGTCCAAGAACAAATGCTCAGATG AAGAATCAGAAACAGATAGTGAAGAGTCAGATGTTAGTGGTTCTGACATGGAAGATACATCTTGGATTTCATGGTTCTGTAACCTAAGGGGGAACGAGTTTTTCTGCGAAGTTGATGAAGAGTACATACAAGATGATTTTAACCTATGCGGGCTAAGCAGTCAAGTCCCATATTATGATTATGCTCTCGATCTGATTCTGGATGTTGAGTCTTCTAATG GAGACATGTTCACTGAGGAACAAAATGAGTTAGTTGAATCAGCAGCAGAGATGCTGTATGGTTTGATTCATGTTCGATACATATTGACCAGTCGAGGGATGGCTGCAATG CTTGAGAAATTCAAGAACTATGACTTTGGAAGGTGTCCTCGAGTTTACTGTAGTGGCCAGCCCTGTCTTCCTGTTGGGCAATCAGATATTCCTCGATCAAGTACTGTGAAAATATATTGTCCCAAATGTGAAGATATATACTATCCACGATCAAAGTACCAAGGCA ATATTGATGGAGCCTACTTTGGGACAACATTTCCTCACTTGTTTTTGATGACGTACGGGCACCTCAAGCCACAAAAGCCATCACAACAGTATGTTCCCAGGGTGTTCGGCTTTAAAGTTCACAAACCATGA
- the LOC103975875 gene encoding putative casein kinase II subunit beta-4 isoform X2 has translation MYRERGGSGSKVEIGAVDRKRINDALDKHMEKSPPSASRGLNSKEKDRLSVPSTSSGKQPEHRSLSKNKCSDESETDSEESDVSGSDMEDTSWISWFCNLRGNEFFCEVDEEYIQDDFNLCGLSSQVPYYDYALDLILDVESSNGDMFTEEQNELVESAAEMLYGLIHVRYILTSRGMAAMLEKFKNYDFGRCPRVYCSGQPCLPVGQSDIPRSSTVKIYCPKCEDIYYPRSKYQGNIDGAYFGTTFPHLFLMTYGHLKPQKPSQQYVPRVFGFKVHKP, from the exons ATGTATAGAGAGAGGGGAGGGAGCGGGTCGAAGGTGGAGATTGGAGCCGTTGATCGGAAGCGGATCAACGATGCCCTCGACAAGCATATGGAGAAGTCTCCGCCATCGGCTTCGAGGGGTTTGAACAGCAAGGAGAAGGATAGGCTGTCGGTGCCGTCCACCTCCTCCGGGAAGCAGCCTGAGCACCGGTCCTTGTCCAAGAACAAATGCTCAGATG AATCAGAAACAGATAGTGAAGAGTCAGATGTTAGTGGTTCTGACATGGAAGATACATCTTGGATTTCATGGTTCTGTAACCTAAGGGGGAACGAGTTTTTCTGCGAAGTTGATGAAGAGTACATACAAGATGATTTTAACCTATGCGGGCTAAGCAGTCAAGTCCCATATTATGATTATGCTCTCGATCTGATTCTGGATGTTGAGTCTTCTAATG GAGACATGTTCACTGAGGAACAAAATGAGTTAGTTGAATCAGCAGCAGAGATGCTGTATGGTTTGATTCATGTTCGATACATATTGACCAGTCGAGGGATGGCTGCAATG CTTGAGAAATTCAAGAACTATGACTTTGGAAGGTGTCCTCGAGTTTACTGTAGTGGCCAGCCCTGTCTTCCTGTTGGGCAATCAGATATTCCTCGATCAAGTACTGTGAAAATATATTGTCCCAAATGTGAAGATATATACTATCCACGATCAAAGTACCAAGGCA ATATTGATGGAGCCTACTTTGGGACAACATTTCCTCACTTGTTTTTGATGACGTACGGGCACCTCAAGCCACAAAAGCCATCACAACAGTATGTTCCCAGGGTGTTCGGCTTTAAAGTTCACAAACCATGA
- the LOC103975874 gene encoding mediator of RNA polymerase II transcription subunit 31 isoform X1: MASGRDDADRPAESQTSSKNPYKDPDDGRQRFLLELEFVQCLSNPTYIHYLAQNRYFEDEAFIGYLKYLKYWQRPEYIKFIMYPHCLFFLELLQNANFRNAMAHPGSKELAHRQQYYFWKNYRNNRLKHILPRSLPEPPSVPASAPAPAPLPAGAPIPNASPPPLPSMPPMTSAASALSPMQFVGQPGSAIPKSDIRNTMGDRRKRKKED; this comes from the exons ATGGCTTCCGGCAGAGACGACGCGGATCGTCCCGCTGAATCCCAAACTTC ATCTAAGAACCCTTACAAGGACCCTGACGATGGCCGCCAACGATTTCTTCTCGAGCTGGAATTCGTTCAATGTCTCTCCAACCCGACTTACATCCACT ATCTTGCTCAAAATCGCTATTTTGAGGATGAGGCCTTCATCGGATacttaaaatatctaaaatattggcAAAGGCCTGAGTACATAAAGTTCATAAT GTATCCTCATTGCCTCTTCTTTCTTGAGCTTCTCCAAAATGCTAACTTTCGGAATGCAATGGCACATCCTGGTAGCAAG GAGTTGGCTCATCGGCAACAGTACTATTTCTGGAAGAACTACAGGAACAACAGATTGAAGCACATTCTACCGCGTTCTCTTCCTGAACCTCCTTCAGTTCCAGCTTCAGCTCCAGCTCCAGCTCCTCTTCCGGCTGGAGCGCCGATTCCAAATGCATCTCCACCTCCACTTCCATCGATGCCACCTATGACTTCTGCTGCCTCAGCACTCTCTCCAATGCAGTTTGTGGGACAACCTGGATCTGCCATCCCAAAGAGTGACATCAGAAATACCATGGGAGATCGTAGGAAGAGAAA GAAAGAAGATTGA
- the LOC103975874 gene encoding mediator of RNA polymerase II transcription subunit 31 isoform X2, with product MASGRDDADRPAESQTSSKNPYKDPDDGRQRFLLELEFVQCLSNPTYIHYLAQNRYFEDEAFIGYLKYLKYWQRPEYIKFIMYPHCLFFLELLQNANFRNAMAHPGSKELAHRQQYYFWKNYRNNRLKHILPRSLPEPPSVPASAPAPAPLPAGAPIPNASPPPLPSMPPMTSAASALSPMQFVGQPGSAIPKSDIRNTMGDRRKRK from the exons ATGGCTTCCGGCAGAGACGACGCGGATCGTCCCGCTGAATCCCAAACTTC ATCTAAGAACCCTTACAAGGACCCTGACGATGGCCGCCAACGATTTCTTCTCGAGCTGGAATTCGTTCAATGTCTCTCCAACCCGACTTACATCCACT ATCTTGCTCAAAATCGCTATTTTGAGGATGAGGCCTTCATCGGATacttaaaatatctaaaatattggcAAAGGCCTGAGTACATAAAGTTCATAAT GTATCCTCATTGCCTCTTCTTTCTTGAGCTTCTCCAAAATGCTAACTTTCGGAATGCAATGGCACATCCTGGTAGCAAG GAGTTGGCTCATCGGCAACAGTACTATTTCTGGAAGAACTACAGGAACAACAGATTGAAGCACATTCTACCGCGTTCTCTTCCTGAACCTCCTTCAGTTCCAGCTTCAGCTCCAGCTCCAGCTCCTCTTCCGGCTGGAGCGCCGATTCCAAATGCATCTCCACCTCCACTTCCATCGATGCCACCTATGACTTCTGCTGCCTCAGCACTCTCTCCAATGCAGTTTGTGGGACAACCTGGATCTGCCATCCCAAAGAGTGACATCAGAAATACCATGGGAGATCGTAGGAAGAGAAA GTGA
- the LOC103975873 gene encoding glutamate dehydrogenase 2, mitochondrial, whose protein sequence is MNALAATSRNFRQAARILGLDSKLEKSLLIPFREIKVECTIPKDDGTLASYVGFRVQHDNARGPMKGGIRYHHEVDPDEVNALAQLMTWKTAVADIPYGGAKGGIGCSPSELSKSELERLTRVFTQKIHDLIGIHTDVPAPDMGTNAQTMAWILDEYSKFHGHSPAVVTGKPIDLGGSLGREAATGRGVIYATKSLLAEHGKSISGSTFVIQGFGNVGSWAAQILHEEGGKVIAIGDITGAIKNPNGIDIPALIKHRSEGGAVKDFKGADPLDKDELLVHECDVLIPSALGGVLNRDNAANVKAKYIVEAANHPTDPEADEIFAKKGIPVLPDIYANAGGVTVSYFEWVQNIQGFMWDEEKVNMELHKYMRSAFNNIKAMCKTHDCNLRMGAFTLGVNRVARATLLRGWEA, encoded by the exons ATGAACGCCCTCGCCGCCACGAGCCGCAACTTCCGGCAGGCCGCCCGGATCCTCGGCCTCGATTCCAAGCTGGAGAAGAGCCTGTTGATCCCCTTCAGGGAGATCAAG GTGGAGTGTACGATCCCCAAGGATGATGGCACCTTGGCTTCGTACGTTGGGTTTAGAGTCCAGCATGACAATGCCCGTGGGCCGATGAAGGGAGGGATTCGGTATCACCACGAG gttGACCCTGATGAGGTAAATGCTCTGGCTCAACTCATGACATGGAAGACAGCTGTAGCAGACATACCATATGGTGGAGCAAAGGGTGGAATTGGATGTTCCCCAAGTGAACTAAGTAAGAGTGAGCTGGAACGCCTGACTCGTGTCTTCACACAGAAGATTCATGACCTTATTGGAATTCATACAGATGTTCCAGCACCCGACATGGGAACAAATGCCCAG ACGATGGCTTGGATCCTAGACGAGTACTCCAAGTTCCATGGACACTCGCCAGCTGTTGTGACAGGAAAGCCAATA GATCTTGGTGGATCCTTAGGTAGGGAAGCTGCTACAGGACGAGGTGTCATATATGCAACTAAGTCTTTATTGGCTGAACATGGGAAATCTATTTCAGGATCGACCTTTGTTATCCAG GGTTTTGGAAATGTTGGCTCATGGGCTGCACAAATCCTTCACGAGGAAGGGGGCAAGGTGATTGCAATTGGAGATATTACTGGTGCTATCAAAAATCCTAATGGCATAGACATTCCTGCTTTGATTAAGCATAGAAGTGAGGGTGGTGCTGTGAAGGACTTCAAAGGGGCAGATCCACTGGATAAGGATGAGTTGCTTGTGCATGAATGTGATGTTCTCATTCCTAGTGCCTTGGGTGGTGTACTGAACAG GGATAATGCTGCCAATGTGAAGGCTAAATACATTGTTGAAGCCGCCAATCATCCAACTGATCCTGAAGCAGATGAG ATATTTGCCAAAAAGGGCATTCCAGTATTACCTGACATTTATGCAAATGCTGGGGGTGTAACTGTCAGCTACTTCGAGTGGGTTCAG AACATCCAAGGATTCATGTGGGATGAAGAGAAGGTGAACATGGAGCTTCACAAGTACATGAGGAGTGCTTTCAACAATATCAAGGCAATGTGCAAGACCCATGACTGCAACCTTCGCATGGGAGCATTTACCCTGGGCGTAAATAGGGTTGCTCGTGCAACTCTCCTGAGGGGCTGGGAAGCATAG
- the LOC135605660 gene encoding cyclin-P4-1-like: MAELGEEPHAIPRVVAVLSTILERLAERNDAVRRPLALHHCASAFHGLTKPAISVRSYLERIFRYANCSPSCYVVAYIYIDRFLWRHPAVFLDSFNVHRFLITSVLTAVKFMDDIYYNNAYFAKVGGISLMEMNYLEVDFLFGVGFELNVTPVIFSSYCSTLQREMYLESPASPPRLHCCLTEEESSSCQQKQQLAV; encoded by the exons ATGGCAGAGCTGGGGGAGGAGCCCCACGCCATCCCGCGAGTGGTCGCCGTCCTGTCCACCATCCTCGAGAGGCTCGCGGAGCGCAACGACGCCGTACGCCGGCCGCTCGCGCTGCACCACTGCGCCTCGGCCTTCCACGGTCTGACGAAGCCGGCCATATCGGTGCGCAGCTACCTGGAGCGCATCTTCCGGTACGCCAACTGCAGCCCCTCCTGCTACGTTGTCGCCTACATCTACATCGACCGCTTCCTGTGGCGCCACCCCGCCGTGTTCCTCGACTCCTTCAACGTCCACCGCTTCCTCATCACCAGCGTCCTCACCGCCGTCAAGTTCATGGATGACAT ATACTACAACAATGCATACTTTGCAAAGGTGGGGGGGATCAGCTTGATGGAGATGAACTACCTGGAAGTGGATTTCTTGTTTGGGGTGGGCTTCGAGTTGAATGTAACCCCTGTCATCTTCAGCTCCTACTGCTCGACACTTCAGAGGGAGATGTACTTGGAATCACCTGCTTCTCCTCCAAGGTTGCACTGCTGCTTGACAGAAGAAGAATCCAGCAGCTGCCAGCAGAAGCAGCAGCTTGCTGTCTGA
- the LOC135604995 gene encoding PRA1 family protein D-like, with amino-acid sequence MATYGAVLRRSAAVVERARAHARSTRKALARFARPQSFAVPPDAEAAAVRAVRNLATFRLYYTLLLWVLLLASLFPRRRAAMLFLMAASKVALFYGALLKAFPTSALLRRVIDRRLVVALALAVILIELALTRSLPQLLLAVGIGLPIILLHAVFRVRDDLFEDGDEKAPAVGGAGELASVL; translated from the coding sequence ATGGCGACCTACGGCGCGGTGCTCCGGCGCTCCGCGGCCGTCGTCGAGCGCGCCCGTGCCCACGCCAGATCCACCCGCAAGGCCCTCGCCCGTTTCGCACGCCCCCAGTCCTTCGCCGTGCCGCCCGACGCCGAGGCCGCTGCCGTTCGCGCCGTCCGCAACCTCGCCACCTTCCGCCTCTACTACACCCTCCTCCTCTGGGTCCTTCTCCTGGCGTCCCTCTTCCCCCGGCGGCGCGCCGCCATGCTCTTCCTCATGGCCGCCTCCAAGGTCGCCCTCTTCTACGGCGCCCTCCTCAAGGCCTTCCCCACCTCCGCCCTCCTCCGCAGGGTCATCGACCGCAGGCTCGTGGTGGCCCTCGCGCTCGCCGTCATCCTCATCGAGCTCGCTCTGACTCGGTCCCTGCCGCAGCTGCTACTCGCCGTGGGTATCGGGTTGCCCATCATTCTGCTCCACGCGGTTTTCCGGGTGAGGGACGATCTGTTCGAGGACGGAGACGAGAAGGCACCGGCGGTAGGCGGCGCAGGCGAATTGGCTTCAGTCTTGTAG